A window of the Brassica napus cultivar Da-Ae chromosome A2, Da-Ae, whole genome shotgun sequence genome harbors these coding sequences:
- the LOC106398539 gene encoding gibberellin 3-beta-dioxygenase 2, translated as MHSTLSDVFISHPIHIPLSNSPDFTSLRHLPDSYTWTPKDDLLFSASSSDESLPFIDLSDPHVATRVGHACTTWGAFQITNHGVPSRLLDDIEFLTGSLFQLPVHRKLKAARREDGISGYGVARIASFFNKQMWSEGFTVIGSPLDDFHKLWPRQHLKYCKIIQEYEEHMQKLAAKLMWLALGALGVEEKDIEWAGPISDFQGAQAAIQLNHYPICPEPDRAMGLAAHTDSTLLTILYQNNTAGLQIFRDDVGWITVPPVPGSLVVNVGDLLHILTNGIFPSVLHRARVNHLRSRFSMAYLWGPPSDLMISPLPKLVDPLHSPLYPSLTWKQYLATKATHFNQSLSFIRNYLSSDQIS; from the exons ATGCACTCAACGTTAAGCGATGTGTTCATATCGCATCCTATTCACATCCCACTCTCAAACTCACCCGACTTCACATCCCTCCGTCACCTCCCAGACTCCTACACATGGACCCCCAAAGACGATCTCCTCTTCTCCGCCTCCTCTTCCGACGAATCTCTACCCTTCATCGACCTCTCCGATCCCCACGTGGCCACTCGTGTTGGCCATGCTTGTACCACGTGGGGGGCATTCCAGATCACAAACCACGGAGTGCCCTCACGGCTTCTCGACGACATTGAGTTCCTCACTGGAAGCCTTTTCCAGCTTCCCGTCCACCGGAAGCTCAAGGCGGCTCGACGGGAGGATGGCATCTCCGGCTACGGGGTTGCTCGTATTGCTTCTTTCTTCAACAAACAAATGTGGTCCGAAGGTTTCACAGTTATTGGTTCCCCACTTGATGATTTCCACAAACTCTGGCCCAGGCAGCACCTCAAATACTG TAAAATTATTCAAGAGTATGAGGAGCATATGCAAAAGTTGGCAGCCAAGCTGATGTGGCTGGCATTAGGCGCACTTGGAGTTGAGGAAAAAGACATTGAATGGGCCGGTCCCATTTCAGACTTTCAAGGAGCACAAGCAGCTATCCAACTAAACCACTATCCAATATGTCCAGAACCGGACCGAGCAATGGGTCTCGCAGCACATACCGACTCAACTCTCTTGACCATACTGTACCAGAACAACACCGCCGGTCTCCAAATTTTCAGGGATGACGTGGGCTGGATCACCGTGCCACCTGTCCCTGGCTCACTAGTGGTCAACGTCGGTGACTTACTCCACATTTTGACCAACGGAATATTCCCGAGCGTGCTTCATCGAGCTAGGGTTAACCACCTCCGATCTCGCTTCTCCATGGCTTACCTGTGGGGTCCACCTTCTGATCTAATGATCTCTCCGCTTCCCAAACTCGTTGATCCTCTCCATTCTCCTCTTTACCCATCTCTTACTTGGAAGCAGTACCTTGCAACCAAAGCTACTCATTTTAATCAGTCTCTTTCCTTTATTAGAAACTATCTGTCTTCAGACCAAATATCTTGA